AAGGCAAGAGCGCGCGGCGTGCCGAGGGCGCGTGCGGCATCTCAGGCCGGGCTGAAAGCGCCCACCTCGTCGCTGGTGGACATGGATCGCAACGCGCTCACTTACGCCGGCCATATCGTATGGAATCGGCACGCAGAGCGCGATGGAGGCCGGTACATCGGCGGGTCGAAGCTGCGGCCCAGGTCGGAGTGGATCATACAACGCGACACCCACGAGGCGCTCATCACGGACGACGAAGCGGCAGCCATCCTGGCGGCGCTGGAATCCGGCAAGCGCCGGGCGGCCAAGCGAACCGCCCGCGTCTACCTGCTCTCCGGCCTGCTCGTCGTGCCGGACGGCGCGCCGTGGAACGGCGACGGCGGCTTCTACCGGCTCGGCAAAGGCACCCGCATTTCTGCTGAAGCCGTGGACAAGGCCATCGTCGGCAAGATCATCGAGCGGTTCTCCAGCGACGAGATGGCCGAGGAAATCGCCGCCCACTACCGCCGCTTGGCCGAGCAGGCGGCGGATACCGGGCAGGAGACGGCGGCCATGCGCCGGCAAATCGCAGAGATCGATCGCCGGATCGCCAAACTCACGGCGCTGCTGGCGGAAACCACGGCGCACGGCACCCTACTGCGGCAGATCGAAGCAATGGAAGCTGAGCGGGATGCGCTGGCGTCCAGCCTAGAGGGCCGTGAGGCCGAGACGAGAGCGGCTAGAGCCACGCGCAACCTCAGCGCATCCGACGTCAAGAGGCTGCTGACGGCCATCGCCGAAGACCTCAACGCCGCGCGTCTTGAAGACCTCCAGGACACGCTGCGCCAAGTATTGGAACGGGTCGTGCTCGACCCAGATACGTTCGATGCGGTCATCACCTACCGCATCGCACCCGCCTCGAAAGCGGGGTCAAGGTGGCGTCCCCACGGGGATTCGAACCCCGGTTACCGCCGTGAAAGGGCGATGTCCTAGGCCTCTAGACGATGGGGACGCTCTAGATCCTTGGTGGAGGTAAGCGGAGTCGAACCGCTGACCTTCGCAATGCCATTGCGACGCTCTCCCAGCTGAGCTATACCCCCACCGGAGCCGCGCATTATACCGTTGTCTCCCGAGCTTGCAAAGGCTTGTTCGCGCGACAAATCATGCCTAGCGCGTGGCAACGATCCGCTCGATCCGCTCCAACACCACTTCCCGCTTGAGCGCCGCCACGATGGCGACGATGTCCGGCGTCTTTTCCCGGCCAGTGACCGCCACCCGCAGCGGCATCATCACCTGCGGCATTTTGAGGCTGCGCGCCGCCATGACTTCCTGTGCAGCGCGCTTGACGCCCTCCGGCGTCCACTGGGCGGCGCGGAGTCGCTCCAGGAGCTCCCCCAGCACCTCCCTGCCCTGCCCGCTCAAGTGCTGATCGCCCAGCGCCCGGTCCGGGGCGGGCGGCTCGGCGAAAGCGAGCAGCAGTGTCGCCAGCTCGGAGAGCAGGGTGATCGAAGCTTGTACCGCAGCAGTCATGGCCACCACGTCCATAGCCCGTTCGATGCGGGCAAAAACCTCCGGTCTCTCCCGCGCCAGCCGGGCCGCCAGCGCCTGCGGGCTCATCCTGCGCAGATGCTCTCCATTCAGCCAGCGCAGTTTTCCCGGATCGAACCGAGCCGGCGAGCGGCTGATGTGCTCCAGGTCGAACCACTCGACGAACTGCTCCATCGTGAAAATCTCGTCGTCGCCGTGGGACCAGCCGAGCCGAGCCAGGTAATTGAGCAGCGCTTCCGGAAAGTAGCCATCGTCGCGGTACTGCAGGACGCTCACTGCACCGTGGCGCTTGGACAGCCGCTCCCCGTCGGCCCCCAGAATCATCGGCACGTGGGCATATTTCGGCAGCGGTGCGCCCAGCGCTCGCAGCATATTGATCTGGCGCGGTGTGTTATTCACGTGGTCGTCACCGCGAATTACGTGGGTGATGCGCATGTCGAGATCGTCCACGATGACGCCGAAGTTGTAGGTCGGCACCCCATCCGCCCGCAGGATGACCAGGTCGTCGAGTTCGCTGTTGGAGACCGTGATGAGCCCCTTCACCAGGTCTTCGAATACCACCTCTCCCTCGTCCGGATTCCGGAATCGCACCACGGGCTCCACACCCGGCGGCGTCTTCCCGCGGGCGTTCTCCGGCCGCCAACGGCCGTCGTAGCGTGGCTTCTCTCCACGAGCGCGTTGCGCTTCCCGCAACGCCTCCAGCTCCTCTTTGCTGGCGTAGCAGTAGTAGGCGTGCCCGGCCCGAATGAGCTCCTCCGCCACTTCCCGGTAGCGGTCGAGCCGCTGCATCTGATAATAGGGCCCCTCGTCCCAAGCAAGGCCCAGCCATGTCATCCCATCCAGAATGGCCTGGACCGACGCTTGCGTCGAGCGCTCGAGGTCCGTGTCCTCGATGCGCAGGATGAACTGACCGCCGTGCTTGCGGGCAAAGGCCCATGAGTAGAGCGCGGTTCGGGCACCGCCGAGATGCAGGTAGCCCGTGGGGCTAGGAGCGAAACGAGTACGGACCATGGCTCGGAAGGGAAAAGTTGGTATTTTACGGGAATCGGTCTACACGCCGCGCAGTCCCGGAGCAAGCGCTATGGGCCGTCAGCCGCGTTTCTGTAGGCCCCAGCCCCGCCCGGCACGGCGCGAGTTTGACCGGTCAAGCGCCTTTGTGCTTTAATTTGGACCCTCGTGGGTGGTTAGCTCAGCGGTAGAGCACTGCCTTCACACGGCAGGGGTCACTGGTTCGATCCCAGTATCACCCACCAAAATCAAATACTTAGTGCACTTCAGGGTATGACGCGGTATGGCGAAAACCGCCTCGAAGTGCCTCATTTCCAGCTTGTCACGTCATAGTTACGCCATACCTATTCCGTGCCCATTCTGGCCCGGGATTCCCCGCTCTGCTTGCTAGTCATGTTCGGCGCGTGGCGCGCCTCCTATGGCCTCTGACTGACCTCTGCTGCCCCATCCCACCGCCTCCAGACGCCGGTGGCCTTCTCGGGCAGGACCGCAAATTTCCCCGGGTATTGGGCAGCCACCTTCACGCTCATGCCTGTCGGAACTACGTCGTTGCGTTGCCGTGCAAGTACCGGGCTTTGACGATATCGGCCGTCTCACACCGCAACGCCGCCTTATCCGACTCCCACTCGTCGGGCCAGCGCTTTGCCTTCGGCTTCCTTCGGATTCGCAGTCGCCCGCGACACCCTTGCCGTTCGGCTAACGGTTCCTCTTGCCCGGGCCCCTAGAGGACTTCCACCTCCAAGTGAGTCGCCCTGCAGGGCGCACCGAAAAAGTCATTCCTAAGCAAACCGGACCAGTTCTAGACTGGCTCGGCGATGAAAAAGTGTCCGAAGTGCAAGACCGCGCGACCGTATTTGCTCTCGGAGGACGGCTTAAACGCCGCTTGTGCCGGCATCGCTTCAGCTGGACGTCGGCGTGGGATTCGGTGCGGCTGAAAGCCTCGACCAAACACCAGCTTCTCGAGATGTTCGGTTCGTTTTGGGAGTGCCGGCGTACGGCCAACGCTTCCGCAGCGATGTCAGCGCACCGACGCGGGAACGGTTTTATCGACCGCCGCGGGCCTGCTGCGCCGCCGCCGAACAACTGCGGGAGCCGTTCAGTGGGACGGTGGAGTGCGATGAGACGACCTTCGGCGGCGCCCGGCACGGCAAACGCGGTTGGGGTACGGCCGGCAAGGTCTTTGTCCTCGCTCGGGTCCAGCGCCATGGGCACGTCGAGGCGATCCCTTACCGGCCCGCAGCCAAGCCTCGTTCCGAAGCAGATTCGGGAGCTTTCCGCCTGCCGCTGGATTGCCCACGGGGAGAACGTGCTGCTCCTTGGCCCGCCTGGGGTAGGCAAAACCCACCTGGCCATTGCCCTGGGGCGGGAAGCGATCGATGCCGGCTATAGCGTGCTCTTTACCACTGCGCCGGCGCTCGCGGCCCAGCTGGCCCGCGCCCATGCCGATGGGCGGCCTGATGAACGGCATTCGCGCTTTGCCAAGCTCCGGCTCCTGATCGTCGATGAGCTGGGGTATCTGCCCTTCGAACAAAACGCTGCGCATCTGTTCTTCCAGCTCGTATCCGGGCGTTACGAGCAGTGCAGCCTCTTGATCACCAGCAACCGCACGGTCTCGGAGTGGAGGACCGTCTTTGGCGATGCCGCGGCCGCCACCGCGATCCTGGATCGGCTGCTGCACCACAGCCCAGGGAACACGATCCGCGGCGAGAGCTACCGGCTCAAGGGGAGGCGCCGCGCCGGGGTGTTGTCGCAACCAAACCCCGGGCACATCTATCAACCGCTCACAAGTACGCATAGGGGGATCAATTCTGAATGTCGCCGGGGATCAATTCCTGGTGTCGCCTGACACATGGTGCGGCCTCAGAGTTCGCGGACGAAAGCTATTCGGGCAACGTCGCGCCCGATGCAATCACCGACAGTTTCATGGCGAAGCCGCCACAGGTGCAATAGCGCTGGAGGATTTCCACTGGCTCAAGGATCGCAAGCACCCGCTGGCATTGCACGTCAACTACCCCACGGCTAAAGCCGGGGGCTTGCCCTCACCCGGCGAGCCGGGCAGGGCTTCGGGGCCGGTTGACGGCGGCCCACCGTACCGAAGCACGGTATAGCGAAGGCGAATGTTATGAGCAGCGTTGATGTCCGCATGTGCCTCGTAGCCGCAAGACGGGCAACGGAAGACGTGCCGCTTGCGGATGCCTGGCAACCCGCACCTGGAGCAAGTCCGGCTGGTATAGGCCGGATTGACTTCCGCCACCGCGATCCCAAGAAGCTGTGCTTTGTTCTCGATGGCGCGGTGAAGTTCGCCTCGTTGCCACAGCGCAAGGCGTCGGCGAAGTGCTTTGCCGCGCACTCTGCCCTTTTCGGGCTTAGGAATTCCACGCAGGTCTTCGAGGACGAGAACTGCGTTGGCCGGTGCCCACTGCACGAGGGTTGCCGCAGTTTGCTGGGCGAAAGTGCGGGTGCGGTTACGCTGCTTGCGGCCAAGCCGTTTGAGCGCACGGCGAACGCTTTTTGTGTCCTTGCGCTCTGCCTTTCAGGCCGCAAGCTTGCGCTGGAGACGAGAGCGAGTCTTTTGGGTTCTGCGGTTGGCCACTTTGACAGCTTTACCGGAGACGAACAGGGTGTTGCCGTCGGGATCGGCGGCCACCAGCGCGTTGGTTTCGTTCATATCGACGCCAACCGGCAGGACGCCAGCGGGCTCCGGTACTTCCAGCGTAACGGTGACACGTCCAAGCAGCTTGCCATCGCGCTCGATGATGGTCAGGCTATCGACCTCCTTGGCCTGCGCCAAGGTTGCACGGAATGCGTCCGGGACAGTGTAGGCAAGGCGCTTTCTGCCGCCCACCGTCCAAATGGACAGGGTGCCGTCGGCGCGAAAAAATCCGCATCCCGTCCGCGCTTGCCGACCAGAAAGATCGCCCGCGCCCGCCGAAAGGCGAAGGGCCTGGAGATACGATGCCGGTTGCGCTTTGCACTCTGGTAAGCAGCGGCCACCGCCCGAATTGCCGAAATGGTCATCTGGCTGTTGAGGCGTCCTTTGACTCGGTGATAGGCCATCCGCTGCAATGCAATCGGTCTAAGCGGCTTGCCGTCGTTGAAGGCAAGCGCAGAAAGGTCGGCCTGAACCTCGCGGAACACCTCAAGGGTGCGCCGCAGGTCCGGGTCGGGCTCGATGACGAGGGTTACGGTTCGCTGAATTGCTATCACGCGTTGACTTTTACGGCATCGTGCTGGACATGGCAAGGGCGGCGCTTCCTCCCCAGGGCTAAAGCCAGGGGCTCCCAGCGCCGCGTAATCTTGGTGGGGAGGGCCACGACGACCAGGCCAGCGCGATGAAGTCCACACCGATTCAGAAGGAGAGACCCCATCCCGTCCCGGTGGCTGTGGCCGCAGCATGTGCTGGAATAGGTAAGGGCTGCGGCCTGGATCTGCAAAGCAATCAGTGAGCCCTGCGCGTTTTCAGGCCATGAGGGTGCGCCCGGCGGTGAAAAAGGCGCGGGAATCGTTCAGGTCGGACAAGGCGCGATTCTAGTCCTCGCTGCCACCGCCCAAGGCCTTGTAAAGGGCCGCGGCAGCGGCAAAGAGCTGACGGCGGGCGGTGACCAGCGATTGTTGCGCGGCAAAGGCATCCCGGCTCGCATCCAGCACTTCCAGATAGCTTGCAACGCCCGCGCG
The genomic region above belongs to Pelomicrobium methylotrophicum and contains:
- the gltX gene encoding glutamate--tRNA ligase; the encoded protein is MVRTRFAPSPTGYLHLGGARTALYSWAFARKHGGQFILRIEDTDLERSTQASVQAILDGMTWLGLAWDEGPYYQMQRLDRYREVAEELIRAGHAYYCYASKEELEALREAQRARGEKPRYDGRWRPENARGKTPPGVEPVVRFRNPDEGEVVFEDLVKGLITVSNSELDDLVILRADGVPTYNFGVIVDDLDMRITHVIRGDDHVNNTPRQINMLRALGAPLPKYAHVPMILGADGERLSKRHGAVSVLQYRDDGYFPEALLNYLARLGWSHGDDEIFTMEQFVEWFDLEHISRSPARFDPGKLRWLNGEHLRRMSPQALAARLARERPEVFARIERAMDVVAMTAAVQASITLLSELATLLLAFAEPPAPDRALGDQHLSGQGREVLGELLERLRAAQWTPEGVKRAAQEVMAARSLKMPQVMMPLRVAVTGREKTPDIVAIVAALKREVVLERIERIVATR